A single genomic interval of Mycolicibacterium holsaticum DSM 44478 = JCM 12374 harbors:
- a CDS encoding ABC transporter ATP-binding protein — MTHLGSRAATAPVRLRGVSKRYGSTTAVSNLDLDVHTAEVFALLGPNGAGKTTTVEMCEGFTKPDSGSIEILGLDPFEDNAAVRARIGVMLQGGGGYPAARAGEMLDLVAAYAANPLDPQWLMQILGLTEAARTTYRRLSGGQQQRLALACAVVGRPELVFLDEPTAGLDAHARIVVWELIDALRRDGVTVVLTTHQLTEAEELADRILIIDNGSAVATGTPAELMRSGAENQLRFRAPRMLDLSLLISALPESYRATETSPGEYLVEGAIDPQVLATVTAWCARLNVLATDMRVEQRSLEDVFLELTGRELRP; from the coding sequence GTGACCCACCTTGGATCGCGGGCGGCGACGGCTCCCGTGCGCTTGCGCGGAGTCAGCAAGCGATACGGCTCGACGACCGCGGTGTCGAATCTGGACCTGGACGTGCACACCGCCGAGGTGTTCGCGCTGCTCGGCCCCAACGGCGCGGGCAAAACCACCACGGTGGAGATGTGCGAGGGGTTCACCAAACCCGACTCCGGGAGTATCGAGATCCTCGGGCTGGATCCGTTCGAGGACAATGCCGCGGTGCGGGCGCGCATCGGCGTGATGCTGCAGGGCGGCGGCGGATATCCCGCGGCCCGCGCCGGCGAGATGCTCGACCTTGTCGCCGCATACGCCGCCAACCCCCTTGATCCGCAGTGGCTGATGCAGATCCTGGGTCTGACCGAGGCGGCGCGCACGACCTACCGGCGGCTCTCCGGCGGCCAGCAGCAGCGGCTGGCGCTGGCGTGCGCGGTCGTCGGCCGCCCGGAACTGGTCTTCCTCGACGAGCCGACCGCCGGTCTGGACGCGCATGCGCGAATCGTGGTGTGGGAGCTGATCGACGCGTTGCGCCGCGACGGCGTGACGGTGGTCCTGACCACCCACCAGCTCACCGAGGCCGAGGAGCTGGCCGACCGGATCCTGATCATCGACAACGGGTCGGCGGTGGCCACCGGCACCCCCGCGGAGCTGATGCGCAGCGGCGCGGAGAACCAACTGCGGTTCCGCGCGCCGCGCATGCTCGACCTGTCGCTGCTGATCTCGGCGCTGCCGGAGAGCTACCGGGCCACCGAAACCTCACCAGGCGAGTACCTGGTCGAGGGGGCGATCGACCCGCAGGTGCTGGCCACCGTGACGGCGTGGTGCGCGCGGCTCAACGTGCTGGCCACCGATATGCGCGTCGAACAGCGCAGCCTCGAGGACGTGTTCCTCGAGCTCACCGGCAGGGAGTTGCGCCCGTGA
- a CDS encoding ABC transporter permease — translation MTTTNRFAPGTFSPDPRPATVPKMLAAQFGLELRLLLRNGEQLLLTLFIPITLLVGLILLPLGSFGPDRAATFVPAIMALAVISTAFTGQAIAVAFDRRYGALKRLGATALPVWGIIAGKSLAVVAVVFLQSIVLGGIGFALGWRPALAGLALGAAVIALGTAAFAALGLLLGGTLRAEIVLAVANLLWFVFAGLGALTLEGGIVPRAVQWVARLTPSGALTEALSRAMTLSVDWFGLLVLAVWGLVAALCALRWFRFT, via the coding sequence GTGACCACCACGAATCGTTTTGCCCCAGGGACATTTTCGCCCGATCCCCGGCCGGCCACCGTGCCGAAGATGTTGGCCGCACAGTTCGGCCTCGAGCTTCGGCTGCTGCTGCGCAACGGCGAACAACTGCTGCTGACGTTGTTCATCCCGATCACGCTTCTGGTCGGCTTGATCCTGCTGCCGCTGGGGTCGTTCGGCCCGGACCGGGCCGCGACGTTCGTTCCGGCGATCATGGCACTCGCTGTGATCTCCACGGCGTTCACCGGGCAGGCGATCGCGGTGGCGTTCGACCGCCGGTACGGCGCGCTCAAACGGCTCGGCGCGACCGCCCTTCCGGTGTGGGGCATCATCGCGGGCAAGTCGCTGGCCGTGGTGGCGGTGGTGTTCCTGCAGTCGATCGTGTTGGGCGGCATCGGCTTTGCGCTGGGCTGGCGACCTGCGCTGGCCGGGTTGGCACTCGGGGCGGCGGTCATCGCGCTCGGCACCGCGGCGTTCGCGGCATTGGGGCTGCTGCTGGGTGGCACGCTGCGCGCCGAGATCGTGCTGGCGGTCGCCAACCTGCTGTGGTTCGTCTTCGCCGGGCTCGGCGCACTGACCCTGGAGGGCGGCATCGTGCCGCGGGCGGTCCAGTGGGTGGCCCGGCTGACCCCGTCCGGCGCGCTGACCGAGGCGCTGTCGCGGGCGATGACCCTGTCAGTGGACTGGTTCGGTCTGCTCGTGCTCGCGGTGTGGGGCCTGGTCGCGGCGCTGTGCGCGCTGCGGTGGTTCCGGTTCACCTGA
- a CDS encoding DUF429 domain-containing protein yields the protein MDACRGGWVGVQLRDGRFAGAHVAASISDLVARVPAAAVVAVDIPLGLASSGERAADRAARALLGRRGSSVFITPPRPVFDEPDYDSAKRRCQALAGWMLSRQAWGLRAKVLEANQLYDDGIALHEVHPELSFQRLGLCYEDGGKKTWRGQRARLRVLNQAGIVVPEDLGAAVEKVPADDVLDAAAVAWSAGRIARGQAVCIPDPPQTGDRGRPIAIWH from the coding sequence GTGGACGCCTGCCGGGGCGGTTGGGTCGGCGTGCAACTGCGCGACGGCAGGTTCGCAGGCGCGCACGTCGCCGCGTCGATCAGCGACCTCGTCGCACGGGTGCCCGCCGCGGCCGTCGTCGCCGTCGACATCCCACTCGGGCTGGCGTCGTCCGGGGAACGCGCCGCGGACCGGGCCGCACGCGCGCTGCTCGGCCGGCGCGGGTCCAGCGTGTTCATCACACCGCCGCGGCCGGTCTTCGACGAGCCCGACTACGACTCGGCCAAGCGCCGCTGCCAGGCCCTGGCGGGCTGGATGCTCAGCAGGCAGGCCTGGGGGCTGCGTGCGAAAGTCCTTGAAGCAAACCAACTTTACGACGACGGCATCGCCCTGCACGAGGTCCATCCCGAGCTGTCGTTTCAGCGGCTCGGCCTGTGCTACGAGGACGGCGGTAAGAAGACCTGGCGCGGGCAGCGGGCGCGGCTGCGGGTGCTGAACCAGGCGGGCATCGTGGTGCCCGAGGACCTCGGCGCCGCGGTCGAGAAGGTGCCGGCAGACGACGTGCTCGACGCGGCAGCGGTGGCCTGGAGCGCCGGGCGGATCGCGCGCGGCCAGGCCGTATGCATACCGGATCCGCCGCAGACCGGCGATCGCGGCCGACCGATCGCGATCTGGCACTGA
- a CDS encoding COX15/CtaA family protein — MRRVFLRLVDLLPLPSLRTQGIIAFLVILTQGGISVTGAIVRVTASGLGCPTWPQCFPGSFTPVPVAEVHLLHQVVEFGNRMVTFLVVITAALAVLAVTRARRRREVLIYAWLMPASTVVQAGIGGITVLTGLLWWTVAIHLLASMTMVWLSVLLFVKIGEPDDGVLVRRAPKPLRQLTFLSGVTLAAVLLTGTLVTGAGPHAGDKSVTRTIPRLEVEITTLVHMHSSLLVAYLALLVGLGFGLLAVKAPRPVLIRLAVLLVLVCGQGLVGVVQFYTGVPAALVAVHVAGAALCTAATAALWASMRERAEPEPVQG; from the coding sequence GTGCGACGCGTCTTTCTGCGGCTGGTCGATCTGCTGCCGCTACCCAGCCTGCGGACGCAGGGCATCATCGCCTTCCTGGTCATCCTGACCCAGGGCGGCATCTCGGTCACCGGAGCGATCGTGCGCGTCACCGCGTCCGGTCTTGGCTGTCCGACGTGGCCGCAGTGTTTCCCCGGCAGCTTCACCCCGGTTCCGGTGGCCGAGGTGCACCTGCTGCACCAGGTGGTCGAATTCGGCAACCGGATGGTGACCTTCCTGGTGGTGATCACCGCCGCGCTCGCGGTGCTCGCGGTCACCAGGGCCCGGCGCCGCCGCGAGGTGCTGATTTACGCCTGGCTGATGCCCGCGTCGACCGTCGTGCAGGCCGGGATCGGCGGCATCACGGTGCTGACCGGGCTGCTGTGGTGGACGGTGGCCATCCATCTGCTGGCGTCGATGACGATGGTCTGGCTTTCGGTGCTGCTGTTCGTCAAGATCGGCGAGCCCGACGACGGCGTCCTCGTCCGACGCGCGCCGAAACCGTTGCGCCAGCTGACATTTCTCAGCGGCGTGACGCTCGCCGCGGTCCTGCTGACCGGAACGTTGGTCACCGGCGCGGGCCCGCACGCCGGCGACAAGAGCGTCACCCGCACGATTCCGCGCCTCGAAGTCGAGATCACCACGCTGGTGCATATGCACTCGTCGCTTCTGGTGGCGTATCTGGCGCTGCTGGTCGGCCTGGGCTTCGGGCTGCTGGCGGTGAAAGCTCCTCGCCCGGTGCTCATCCGGTTGGCGGTGCTGCTGGTGCTGGTGTGCGGGCAGGGTCTGGTCGGTGTTGTGCAGTTCTACACCGGCGTACCCGCGGCGCTGGTGGCCGTGCATGTCGCCGGTGCCGCGTTGTGCACGGCGGCCACCGCCGCGCTATGGGCGTCGATGCGAGAGCGGGCCGAGCCCGAACCGGTCCAGGGCTGA
- a CDS encoding quinone oxidoreductase family protein, translated as MHAIEITETGGPEVLTYVEKPQPAPGPGEVVIKAEAIGVNFLDTYFRSGLYARDTPFVVGNEVCGTVAAVGDDVAALRVGDRVVTAQANGAYAEYSVAAADFCAYVPDAVDPEVAAASLLKGMTAHYLIKSTYPVQQGDAVLVHAGAGGVGLILTQWATSMAARVITTVSTPEKAEMSRSAGAVEVLEYPDDPAEFGAKIKDLTDGGVAVVYDGVGAATFDASLASLAVRGTLALFGAASGPVPPFDPQLLNTSGSVFLTRPTLVHYTRTADEFAWRAGELLEAIANGTLTVTVSERYRLEDAHVAHSDLEGRKTVGSVVLIP; from the coding sequence ATGCACGCTATCGAGATCACCGAGACGGGCGGACCCGAGGTCCTCACCTACGTCGAAAAGCCACAGCCCGCTCCCGGCCCCGGCGAGGTAGTGATCAAGGCCGAGGCGATCGGCGTGAACTTCCTGGACACCTACTTTCGTTCCGGGCTTTATGCGCGGGACACGCCGTTCGTCGTCGGCAACGAGGTGTGCGGCACCGTGGCGGCCGTCGGCGACGACGTGGCCGCCCTGAGGGTCGGTGACCGCGTCGTGACCGCGCAGGCCAACGGCGCCTACGCCGAATACAGCGTCGCCGCAGCAGATTTCTGCGCGTATGTGCCCGACGCGGTCGACCCGGAGGTGGCCGCGGCATCGCTGCTCAAGGGCATGACTGCGCACTACCTGATCAAGTCGACGTACCCGGTCCAGCAGGGGGACGCCGTGCTGGTGCATGCCGGTGCGGGCGGGGTCGGTCTGATCCTGACGCAGTGGGCGACCAGCATGGCCGCCAGGGTGATCACCACGGTGTCCACCCCGGAGAAGGCCGAGATGTCACGCAGCGCGGGCGCCGTCGAGGTGCTGGAGTACCCGGACGACCCCGCGGAGTTCGGGGCGAAGATCAAGGACCTCACCGACGGCGGTGTCGCGGTCGTCTACGACGGCGTCGGCGCCGCCACCTTCGACGCCAGCCTGGCCAGCCTGGCCGTGCGTGGCACGCTGGCGTTGTTCGGCGCGGCCAGCGGACCGGTCCCGCCGTTCGACCCGCAGCTGCTCAACACGTCGGGCTCGGTGTTCCTGACCCGGCCGACCCTGGTGCACTACACCCGGACTGCCGATGAATTCGCGTGGCGCGCAGGGGAACTGCTCGAGGCCATCGCCAACGGCACGCTCACCGTCACGGTCAGCGAGCGCTACCGGCTCGAGGATGCCCACGTGGCACACAGTGATCTGGAGGGCCGAAAGACCGTCGGCTCGGTGGTGCTGATCCCGTAA
- a CDS encoding heme o synthase: MSIREGHLTEGTLDRTSTATRLRRQFFTKVLGYIALTKPRVIELLLVTTIPAMLLAHRGSVDPLLILNTLVGGLLAAAGANTLNCVADADIDKVMKRTERRPLARATVPRSHALVFGLALSVTSFFWLWWTTNLLSAHLAGATIAFYVLVYTLLLKRRTSQNVVWGGAAGCMPVMIGWSAVTGTIEWPALVMFAIIFFWTPPHTWALAMRYKEDYRAAGVPMLPAVATERQVTKQILIYTWLTVAATLALALATGWLYASVALLAGAWFLLMAHQLNAGVRRGEPVKPLRLFLQSNNYLAVVFAALAIDSVLALPTAF, from the coding sequence GTGAGCATTCGGGAAGGCCACCTCACCGAGGGGACGCTGGACCGGACGTCGACCGCCACCCGGTTGCGGCGACAGTTCTTCACCAAGGTGCTCGGCTACATCGCGCTGACCAAGCCGCGCGTCATCGAGCTGCTGCTGGTCACCACCATCCCCGCGATGCTGCTGGCGCACCGCGGAAGCGTCGACCCGCTGCTGATCCTCAACACCCTCGTCGGCGGGCTGCTCGCCGCGGCGGGCGCCAACACGCTCAACTGCGTGGCCGACGCCGACATCGACAAGGTGATGAAGCGCACCGAGCGCAGGCCGCTGGCCCGCGCCACCGTGCCGCGCAGCCATGCGCTGGTGTTCGGCCTCGCACTTTCGGTCACCTCGTTCTTCTGGCTGTGGTGGACCACCAACCTGTTGTCGGCCCACCTCGCCGGTGCCACGATCGCGTTCTACGTCCTGGTCTACACCCTGCTGCTCAAGCGCCGCACCTCGCAGAACGTCGTCTGGGGCGGGGCCGCCGGCTGCATGCCGGTGATGATCGGCTGGTCCGCGGTCACCGGCACCATCGAATGGCCCGCGCTGGTCATGTTCGCGATCATCTTCTTCTGGACGCCGCCACACACGTGGGCGCTGGCCATGCGCTACAAGGAGGACTACCGGGCGGCCGGGGTGCCGATGCTGCCCGCGGTGGCCACCGAGCGCCAGGTCACCAAGCAGATCCTCATCTACACCTGGCTGACCGTCGCCGCGACGCTGGCGCTGGCGCTGGCCACCGGATGGCTGTATGCGTCGGTGGCGCTGTTGGCCGGCGCCTGGTTCCTGCTGATGGCCCACCAGCTCAACGCCGGGGTGCGCCGCGGAGAGCCGGTCAAACCGCTGCGGCTGTTCCTGCAGTCCAACAACTACCTTGCCGTGGTGTTCGCCGCACTGGCGATCGACTCGGTGCTCGCGCTGCCGACAGCCTTCTGA
- the tkt gene encoding transketolase, whose product MTTLEEISALTRPNHPDDWTEVDSRAVDTVRVLAADAVQKVGNGHPGTAMSLAPLAYTLFQRQMRHDPSDEHWLGRDRFVLSCGHSSLTLYIQLYLGGFGLELSDIEALRTFKSKTPGHPEFRHTKGVEITTGPLGQGLASAVGMAMAARYERGLFDPDAAPGTSPFDHYVYVIASDGDIEEGVTSEASSLAGTQQLGNLIVFYDHNQISIEDDTNIALSEDTAARYRAYGWHVQEVEGGENVVGIEEAIAEAKRVTDKPSFIALRTIIGYPAPNLMNTGKAHGAALGEDEVAAIKQILDFDPEKSFEVRPEVIEHTRKLVDRGREAHEKWQSEFDAWAQRETERKALLDRLLAQELPDGWDADLTYWEPGSKEVATRAAFGQVLNDVAPKLPELWGGSADLAGSNNTTIKGAKSFGPPSISTKEYSADPYGRVLHFGVREHAMGSILSGIVLHGPTRAFGGTFLQFSDYMRAAVRLASLMNIDTIYVWTHDSIGLGEDGPTHQPVEHLAALRAIPNLSVVRPGDPNETAYAWRTIIERGANSGPVGLILTRQGIPVLEGTDAAGVARGGYVLGGAPEEHPDVALIGTGSELQLCVAAQKILADKGITATVVSMPCVEWFEAQPVEYRDSVLPPAVSARVAVEAAVAQSWHKLVGDTGEIVSIEHYGESADYKTLFREYGFTPEAVVAAAERSLDN is encoded by the coding sequence GTGACCACCCTCGAAGAGATCTCCGCCCTTACCCGCCCGAATCACCCGGACGACTGGACGGAGGTCGACTCGCGTGCCGTCGACACGGTGCGGGTGCTCGCCGCGGATGCGGTGCAGAAGGTCGGCAACGGCCATCCCGGCACCGCGATGAGCCTGGCTCCCCTGGCCTACACGCTGTTTCAGCGTCAGATGCGCCACGATCCCAGCGACGAACACTGGCTGGGCCGCGACCGCTTCGTGCTGTCCTGCGGGCATTCCAGCCTGACCCTCTACATCCAGCTGTATCTGGGCGGTTTCGGGCTGGAGCTCTCCGACATCGAGGCGCTGCGCACCTTCAAGTCCAAGACGCCCGGGCACCCCGAGTTCCGCCACACCAAAGGTGTCGAGATCACCACCGGCCCGCTGGGCCAGGGGCTGGCCTCGGCGGTGGGGATGGCGATGGCGGCGCGCTACGAGCGGGGGCTGTTCGACCCCGACGCCGCACCGGGCACCAGCCCGTTCGACCACTACGTCTACGTGATCGCCTCCGACGGTGACATCGAGGAGGGCGTCACCAGCGAGGCGTCGTCGCTGGCGGGCACCCAGCAGCTGGGCAACCTGATCGTCTTCTACGACCACAACCAGATTTCGATCGAGGACGACACCAACATCGCGCTGTCGGAGGACACCGCCGCCCGCTACCGCGCCTACGGCTGGCACGTGCAGGAGGTCGAGGGCGGCGAGAACGTCGTCGGCATAGAAGAGGCCATCGCCGAGGCGAAACGGGTGACCGACAAACCGTCGTTCATCGCGCTGCGCACGATCATCGGCTATCCCGCGCCCAATTTGATGAACACCGGCAAGGCCCACGGCGCTGCGCTCGGCGAGGACGAGGTCGCCGCGATCAAGCAGATCCTCGACTTCGACCCGGAGAAGTCGTTCGAGGTGCGTCCCGAGGTCATCGAGCACACCCGCAAACTCGTCGACCGCGGCAGGGAAGCCCACGAGAAGTGGCAGAGCGAATTCGACGCCTGGGCGCAGCGGGAAACGGAGCGCAAGGCGCTGCTGGACCGGCTGCTGGCCCAGGAACTGCCCGACGGCTGGGACGCCGATCTGACGTACTGGGAGCCCGGCTCCAAGGAGGTCGCCACCCGCGCGGCGTTCGGCCAGGTGCTCAACGACGTCGCGCCGAAGCTGCCCGAGCTGTGGGGCGGTTCGGCCGACCTGGCGGGTAGCAACAACACCACCATCAAGGGCGCCAAATCGTTTGGCCCACCGTCGATTTCGACCAAGGAATACTCCGCGGACCCGTACGGCCGGGTGTTGCACTTCGGCGTGCGCGAACACGCCATGGGCTCAATCCTGTCCGGCATCGTGCTGCACGGCCCGACCCGCGCCTTCGGTGGCACGTTCCTGCAGTTCTCCGACTACATGCGCGCAGCGGTGCGGTTGGCCTCGTTGATGAACATCGACACGATCTACGTCTGGACCCACGACTCGATCGGTCTCGGTGAGGACGGGCCTACCCACCAGCCCGTCGAACACCTCGCGGCGCTGCGGGCCATCCCGAACCTCTCGGTGGTGCGCCCCGGCGATCCGAACGAAACCGCGTACGCGTGGCGCACGATCATCGAACGCGGCGCCAACAGCGGGCCGGTCGGCCTGATCCTGACCCGTCAGGGCATCCCGGTGCTGGAGGGCACCGACGCCGCTGGCGTGGCCAGGGGCGGTTACGTGCTCGGCGGCGCGCCCGAGGAGCATCCCGACGTGGCGCTGATCGGCACGGGTTCAGAGCTTCAGCTGTGTGTGGCAGCGCAAAAGATCCTGGCGGACAAGGGCATCACCGCGACGGTGGTGTCGATGCCGTGTGTGGAGTGGTTCGAGGCGCAGCCGGTCGAGTACCGCGACAGCGTCCTGCCGCCCGCGGTGTCGGCCCGCGTCGCCGTCGAGGCGGCCGTCGCGCAGAGCTGGCACAAATTGGTCGGCGATACCGGCGAGATCGTGTCGATCGAGCATTACGGGGAATCCGCCGATTACAAGACGTTGTTCCGCGAATACGGGTTCACCCCAGAGGCTGTGGTGGCCGCCGCGGAGCGATCGCTAGACAACTGA
- the tal gene encoding transaldolase: MAQNPNLAALSAAGVSVWLDDLSRDRLQTGNLQELIDTKCVVGVTTNPSIFQAALSKGTAYDAQVAELAARGADVDATVRTVTTDDVRNACDVLAKAYEASDGVDGRVSIEVDPRLAHDTDKTILQAIELWKIVDRPNLFIKIPATIAGLPAITATLAEGISVNVTLIFSVERHRQVMDAYLAGLEKAKQAGHDVSKIHSVASFFVSRVDTEVDNRLDKIGSPEALALRGQAGIANARLAYAAYEEVFVGGSRYEALKADGARVQRPLWASTGVKNPDYADTLYVTELVAPNTVNTIPEKTLDAVADHGVITGDTVTGKGAESQALFDKLAGVGVDLTDVFKVLEDEGVEKFEKSWQELLEATQGQLDAAKK, translated from the coding sequence ATGGCTCAGAATCCCAACCTGGCGGCGCTGTCCGCCGCGGGGGTGTCTGTATGGCTCGACGATCTCTCCAGGGACCGTCTGCAGACCGGCAACCTACAGGAGTTGATCGACACCAAGTGCGTGGTGGGCGTCACCACGAACCCGTCGATCTTCCAGGCCGCCCTGTCGAAGGGCACCGCCTATGACGCGCAGGTCGCCGAACTCGCCGCGCGCGGTGCGGACGTGGACGCCACGGTCCGAACCGTCACGACCGACGACGTCCGCAACGCCTGCGACGTGCTCGCCAAGGCCTACGAGGCCTCCGACGGCGTGGACGGTCGGGTCTCCATCGAGGTGGACCCCCGGCTGGCGCACGACACCGACAAGACGATCCTTCAGGCCATCGAACTGTGGAAGATCGTCGACCGGCCGAACCTGTTCATCAAGATCCCGGCAACCATTGCCGGCCTTCCGGCGATCACCGCCACGCTGGCAGAAGGTATTTCGGTCAACGTCACGCTGATCTTCTCCGTCGAGCGGCACCGTCAGGTCATGGACGCCTACCTGGCCGGTCTGGAGAAGGCCAAACAGGCCGGCCACGACGTGTCCAAGATCCATTCCGTCGCATCGTTTTTCGTATCGCGGGTGGACACCGAAGTCGACAACCGGCTGGACAAGATCGGCTCACCCGAAGCGCTGGCGCTGCGCGGTCAGGCCGGCATCGCCAACGCGCGGCTGGCCTACGCCGCCTACGAGGAGGTGTTCGTCGGCGGCTCGCGCTACGAAGCGCTCAAGGCCGACGGCGCCCGCGTGCAGCGCCCGCTGTGGGCGTCCACCGGTGTGAAGAACCCCGACTACGCCGACACCCTCTACGTCACCGAACTCGTCGCACCCAACACCGTGAACACCATCCCTGAGAAGACGCTGGACGCGGTCGCCGACCACGGTGTCATCACCGGTGACACCGTCACCGGCAAGGGCGCGGAGTCCCAGGCCCTCTTCGACAAGCTGGCCGGCGTCGGTGTCGACCTGACCGACGTGTTCAAGGTGCTCGAAGACGAGGGCGTCGAGAAGTTCGAGAAGTCGTGGCAGGAGCTGCTCGAGGCTACGCAGGGTCAGCTCGACGCCGCGAAGAAATGA
- the zwf gene encoding glucose-6-phosphate dehydrogenase: protein MTSAAQRAASGGPGWLNPLRDKRDKRMPRIPGPCGLVIFGVTGDLARKKLMPAIYDLANRGLLPASFSLVGFARREWADENFSQVVHDAVKKNARTPFRQEVWDRLAEGIRFVQGSFDDEGAFARLTETLEKLDAERGTAGNHAFYLSIPPNAFQMVCEQLQKSGLARPQNGRWSRVVIEKPFGHDLQSARELNAVVNSVFPEESVFRIDHYLGKETVQNILALRFANELYEPIWNANYVDSVQITMSEDIGLGGRAGYYDGVGAARDVIQNHLLQLLALVGMEEPANFGPRQLQAEKIKMLSATRLMHPLDQTTARGQYAAGWQGSVKVPGLLEEEGFSKDSTTETFAAIALEVDNRRWAGVPFFLRTGKRLARRVTEVALILKKAPFLPFDKTMTEELGQNALVIRIQPDEGITTRFGSKVPGSQMEVRDVSMDFSYGSAFAEDSPEAYERLILDVLLGEPSLFPVNAEVELSWEILDPVLNYWAEHGRPEAYESGTWGPPSAFDMLHRMGREWRRP from the coding sequence ATGACCTCCGCGGCCCAGCGAGCCGCGTCGGGCGGCCCGGGATGGCTTAATCCGTTGCGGGACAAGCGGGACAAGAGAATGCCCCGCATCCCGGGTCCCTGTGGTTTGGTGATCTTCGGCGTCACCGGCGACCTCGCCCGTAAGAAGTTGATGCCGGCCATCTACGACCTGGCCAATCGTGGCCTGCTGCCCGCCAGCTTCAGCCTGGTGGGTTTCGCTCGCCGGGAGTGGGCCGACGAGAACTTCAGCCAGGTCGTGCATGACGCCGTCAAGAAGAATGCGCGCACACCGTTCCGCCAAGAGGTCTGGGATCGCCTGGCCGAGGGAATCCGGTTCGTCCAAGGCTCTTTCGACGACGAGGGGGCATTCGCCCGGCTCACCGAAACGCTGGAGAAGCTGGACGCGGAACGGGGCACCGCGGGCAACCATGCGTTCTATCTGTCCATACCGCCCAACGCGTTCCAGATGGTCTGCGAGCAGTTGCAGAAATCCGGCCTCGCCCGCCCGCAGAACGGCCGCTGGAGCCGGGTCGTCATCGAGAAGCCGTTCGGTCACGACCTGCAGAGCGCCCGTGAACTCAACGCCGTGGTCAACAGTGTGTTCCCCGAGGAGTCGGTGTTCCGGATCGACCACTACCTCGGCAAGGAGACCGTGCAGAACATCCTGGCGCTGCGCTTCGCCAACGAGCTGTACGAGCCGATCTGGAACGCCAACTACGTTGACAGCGTGCAGATCACGATGTCGGAAGACATCGGTCTGGGCGGGCGCGCCGGTTACTACGACGGGGTCGGCGCCGCCAGGGACGTGATCCAGAACCACCTGCTTCAGCTGTTGGCCCTGGTGGGCATGGAGGAGCCGGCCAACTTCGGGCCGCGCCAACTGCAGGCGGAGAAAATCAAGATGCTCTCGGCGACGCGGCTGATGCACCCGCTGGATCAGACCACCGCCCGCGGCCAGTACGCGGCCGGATGGCAGGGCAGCGTGAAGGTGCCCGGGCTGCTGGAAGAAGAAGGCTTCTCGAAGGATTCGACGACCGAGACGTTCGCCGCGATCGCCCTCGAGGTCGACAACCGGCGCTGGGCGGGTGTGCCGTTCTTCCTGCGCACGGGAAAGCGCCTGGCGCGCCGGGTCACCGAGGTCGCCTTGATCCTCAAGAAGGCGCCGTTCCTGCCGTTCGACAAGACAATGACCGAGGAGCTCGGGCAGAACGCTCTGGTGATCCGCATCCAGCCCGACGAGGGCATCACCACCAGGTTCGGTTCCAAGGTGCCGGGCAGCCAGATGGAGGTCCGCGATGTCAGCATGGACTTCTCCTACGGCTCGGCCTTCGCCGAGGACTCCCCCGAGGCCTACGAACGGCTGATCCTCGATGTGCTGCTCGGCGAACCCTCGCTGTTCCCAGTGAACGCCGAGGTCGAATTGTCCTGGGAAATCCTCGATCCGGTGCTGAACTACTGGGCTGAACACGGAAGACCCGAGGCCTACGAGTCGGGCACCTGGGGTCCGCCGTCGGCGTTCGACATGCTGCACCGCATGGGCAGGGAATGGAGGCGGCCGTGA